One segment of Streptomyces sp. YIM 121038 DNA contains the following:
- a CDS encoding (Fe-S)-binding protein: MRVALFLTCVNDTLYPHTGRATVKLLTRLGVEVDFPEAQTCCGQAHYNTGYRRQAEPLARHFSDVFAGYEAIVTPSGSCGAMVRELYPRLGERARAEGRGGQLAAAVAPVVPRTFELTEFLVDVLGVTDVGAYYPHTVTYHPTCHGLRSLGLGDRPARLLGAVRGLDLVELPGAEECCGFGGTFAVKNPDVSAAMGADKVRNAESTGAGVLCAADNSCLTHIGGTMSRLRTGMRRVHIAEILASTEEEPLA, encoded by the coding sequence ATGCGTGTCGCACTCTTCCTGACGTGTGTCAACGACACGCTCTATCCGCACACCGGCCGCGCCACCGTGAAACTCCTGACCAGGCTGGGCGTCGAGGTGGACTTCCCGGAGGCCCAGACCTGCTGCGGCCAGGCGCACTACAACACCGGCTACCGCCGTCAGGCGGAGCCGCTCGCCCGGCACTTCTCCGATGTCTTCGCGGGGTACGAGGCGATCGTGACGCCGTCCGGCTCGTGCGGGGCGATGGTGCGCGAGCTGTATCCGCGCCTCGGCGAGCGGGCCAGGGCCGAGGGCCGCGGCGGACAGCTCGCGGCGGCCGTGGCGCCGGTGGTGCCCCGGACGTTCGAGCTCACCGAGTTCCTGGTGGACGTCCTGGGCGTCACGGACGTCGGCGCGTACTACCCGCACACGGTGACGTACCACCCCACGTGTCACGGCCTGCGCTCGCTCGGGCTCGGCGACCGGCCGGCGAGGCTGCTCGGCGCGGTGCGGGGGCTGGACCTCGTGGAGCTGCCGGGCGCCGAGGAGTGCTGCGGCTTCGGCGGCACCTTCGCCGTGAAGAACCCCGACGTGTCGGCCGCGATGGGCGCCGACAAGGTGCGCAACGCGGAGTCGACCGGGGCCGGGGTGCTGTGCGCGGCGGACAACTCCTGTCTGACGCACATCGGCGGCACGATGTCCCGGCTGCGGACCGGCATGCGGCGCGTCCACATCGCCGAGATCCTGGCGAGCACGGAAGAGGAGCCCCTGGCATGA
- a CDS encoding alpha/beta fold hydrolase, whose protein sequence is MSPTYRQPGVVLTDRRFSVPLDHADPAGERIELFARECVAAARQDAELPWLVYLQGGPGFGSDRFAGRQAWLGRALREHRVLLLDQRGTAASTPANRQTLPLRGGPREQADYLGHFRADAIVRDCEAIRPEVTGGAPWTVLGQSFGGFCATHYLSAAPEGLAAALITGGLPTLDGHADDVYRAAYPRMERKSLAHYARYPQDAERARRVAEYAAEHEPVLNGGYRFTVEAFQALGILLGTGDGSHRLHYLLEDAFVRTPGGHELSDAFQEKAQALLSYAGHPLYALLHEACYAQGGRPTAWSAERVRGEFPAFDAGKSLAGGEPVLFTGEAVQRWMFDCDPALRPLRETADLLAERADWAPLYDAERLAANEVPVAAAVYHDDLYVDTADALRTARTIGGLRTWVTDEYEHDGLRASGDRVLGRLLDLVRGEV, encoded by the coding sequence TTGAGCCCCACCTACCGTCAGCCCGGAGTCGTGCTCACCGACCGCCGGTTCAGCGTCCCGCTCGACCACGCGGACCCGGCGGGGGAGCGGATAGAGCTGTTCGCGCGGGAGTGCGTGGCGGCGGCGCGGCAGGACGCGGAGCTGCCCTGGCTGGTGTACCTCCAGGGCGGCCCCGGCTTCGGGTCCGACCGCTTCGCCGGCCGGCAGGCCTGGCTCGGCCGTGCCCTGCGCGAGCACCGTGTGCTGCTGCTCGACCAGCGCGGCACCGCCGCGTCGACGCCCGCCAACCGCCAGACCCTGCCGCTGCGCGGCGGACCCCGCGAACAGGCCGACTACCTCGGCCACTTCCGCGCCGACGCGATCGTGCGCGACTGCGAGGCGATCCGGCCCGAGGTCACCGGCGGCGCCCCCTGGACGGTCCTCGGCCAGAGCTTCGGCGGCTTCTGCGCCACGCACTACCTGTCCGCCGCCCCCGAGGGCCTGGCGGCCGCGCTGATCACCGGTGGGCTCCCGACGCTCGACGGGCACGCGGACGACGTGTACCGCGCCGCCTATCCGCGGATGGAGCGCAAGTCCCTGGCCCACTACGCGCGTTACCCGCAGGACGCCGAGCGGGCCCGGCGCGTCGCCGAGTACGCCGCCGAGCACGAGCCGGTGCTGAACGGTGGCTACCGCTTCACCGTCGAGGCCTTCCAGGCCCTGGGCATCCTCCTCGGCACCGGCGACGGCAGCCACCGCCTGCACTACCTCCTGGAGGACGCCTTCGTGCGCACCCCCGGCGGGCACGAGCTGTCGGACGCCTTCCAGGAGAAGGCCCAGGCGCTCCTGTCGTACGCGGGACACCCGCTGTACGCCCTGCTGCACGAGGCCTGTTACGCCCAGGGCGGGCGGCCCACCGCGTGGTCGGCCGAGCGGGTGCGCGGCGAGTTCCCCGCGTTCGACGCGGGCAAGAGCCTCGCGGGCGGCGAACCGGTCCTGTTCACCGGGGAGGCCGTGCAGCGCTGGATGTTCGACTGCGACCCGGCGCTGCGCCCGCTGCGCGAGACCGCGGACCTGCTCGCCGAACGCGCCGACTGGGCCCCGCTGTACGACGCCGAGCGCCTGGCCGCCAACGAGGTGCCGGTGGCCGCGGCCGTCTACCACGACGACCTGTACGTCGACACCGCCGACGCGCTGCGCACCGCCCGCACGATCGGGGGCCTGCGCACCTGGGTCACCGACGAGTACGAGCACGACGGCCTGCGCGCGAGCGGCGACCGGGTCCTGGGCCGCCTCCTCGACCTGGTGCGGGGCGAGGTCTGA
- a CDS encoding PIG-L deacetylase family protein translates to MTEPQNTSTTAPAQLAPLPEDWQRALAVVAHPDDLEYGCAGAVASWTDAGREVAYLLATRGEAGIDTLAPAEAGPVREREQRASAAVVGVDTVEFLDHEDGVIEYGTALRRDIAAAIRRHRPELVVTLNYQDTWGGVAWNTPDHVAVGRATLDAVADAGNRWIFPELTEQGLEPWNGVRWVAVAGTDRPTHAVDARPGLERSVRSLLEHRAYLEALTDEDPEKYCRSFLGGIAEQLAPRFGGVPAVAFQVFGR, encoded by the coding sequence ATGACCGAGCCGCAGAACACCAGCACGACAGCGCCCGCGCAACTGGCCCCCCTGCCCGAGGACTGGCAGCGGGCCCTCGCCGTGGTCGCCCACCCGGACGACCTGGAGTACGGCTGCGCGGGCGCCGTGGCGTCCTGGACGGACGCGGGCCGCGAGGTGGCGTACCTCCTCGCGACCCGCGGCGAGGCGGGCATCGACACCCTGGCGCCCGCGGAGGCGGGTCCGGTGCGCGAGCGGGAGCAGCGCGCGAGCGCGGCCGTCGTCGGCGTGGACACCGTCGAGTTCCTCGACCACGAGGACGGCGTGATCGAGTACGGCACGGCGCTGCGCCGCGACATCGCCGCCGCGATCCGCAGGCACCGGCCCGAGTTGGTCGTCACGCTCAACTACCAGGACACGTGGGGCGGCGTCGCCTGGAACACCCCGGACCACGTCGCCGTCGGCCGCGCCACCCTGGACGCGGTGGCCGACGCGGGCAACCGCTGGATCTTCCCGGAGCTGACCGAGCAGGGCCTGGAGCCGTGGAACGGGGTGCGCTGGGTCGCCGTGGCCGGGACGGACCGGCCCACGCACGCGGTCGACGCGCGGCCGGGCCTGGAGCGCTCCGTCCGCTCCCTGCTCGAACACCGCGCCTATCTGGAGGCCCTCACCGACGAGGACCCGGAGAAGTACTGCCGTTCGTTCCTCGGCGGCATCGCCGAGCAGCTCGCGCCGCGCTTCGGCGGGGTCCCCGCGGTGGCGTTCCAGGTCTTCGGCCGCTGA
- a CDS encoding XRE family transcriptional regulator: MAREESHTPEGDDGATDQVLTAVGPRLRKIRKERGATLAGLSAATGISVSTLSRLESGGRKPSLELLLPIARAHQVPLDELVGAPPVGDPRVRAKPIVRHGRTMVPLTRQPGGLQAYKVIEPQRAAEPEPRTHEGYEWLYVLSGRLRLVLGDHDVVLTAGEAAEFDTRVPHWFGSTGEGPAEFLSLFGPQGERMHVRAQPRKRSAAEG; the protein is encoded by the coding sequence ATGGCACGCGAAGAGAGTCACACCCCCGAGGGGGACGACGGCGCGACCGACCAGGTCCTCACCGCCGTCGGCCCCCGTCTCCGCAAGATCCGCAAGGAGCGCGGCGCCACGCTCGCCGGGCTCTCCGCCGCCACCGGCATCTCCGTCAGCACCCTCTCCCGGCTTGAGTCGGGCGGGCGCAAGCCGAGCCTGGAACTGCTCCTGCCCATCGCCCGCGCCCATCAGGTGCCCCTGGACGAGCTGGTCGGCGCCCCGCCCGTCGGCGACCCCCGGGTGCGCGCCAAGCCGATCGTCCGCCACGGCCGCACGATGGTGCCGCTGACCCGCCAGCCCGGCGGACTCCAGGCGTACAAGGTCATCGAGCCCCAGCGCGCGGCCGAGCCCGAGCCGCGGACGCACGAGGGCTACGAGTGGCTGTACGTCCTGTCCGGGCGGCTGCGCCTGGTCCTCGGCGACCACGACGTGGTGCTGACCGCGGGGGAGGCCGCCGAGTTCGACACCCGGGTGCCGCACTGGTTCGGCTCCACCGGTGAGGGCCCCGCCGAGTTCCTGAGCCTGTTCGGGCCGCAGGGCGAGCGCATGCACGTGCGGGCCCAGCCCAGGAAGCGGTCCGCGGCGGAGGGCTGA
- a CDS encoding NADPH:quinone oxidoreductase family protein — translation MHAWHVPRNGEPGEVMRLEETATPVPGDGQVLIEVRAANVNFPDALLCRGEYQITPPLPFTPGVEVCGTTADGRRVIANPVLPYGGFAEYAVADAAALLPAPDALDDAEAAALHIGYQTGWFGLHRRARLQAGETLLVHAAAGGVGSAAVQLGKAAGARVIGVVGGAEKARVARELGCDAVVDRHADDVVAAVKDATGGRGADVVYDPVGGAAYTQSAKCVAFEGRLLVVGFASGTIPAPALNHALVKNYSIVGLHWGLYATKDPRAVLDCHEQLTALAAKGAVKPLVSARVPLAGAAAAVQRVADGATTGRVVVLPGLADGAAA, via the coding sequence ATGCACGCATGGCACGTACCCCGCAACGGCGAGCCGGGCGAGGTGATGCGGCTCGAAGAGACGGCGACGCCGGTGCCCGGCGACGGCCAGGTGCTGATCGAGGTCCGCGCCGCGAACGTCAACTTCCCGGACGCGCTGCTCTGCCGGGGCGAGTACCAGATCACCCCGCCGCTGCCGTTCACGCCCGGCGTGGAGGTCTGCGGCACGACGGCGGACGGGCGGCGCGTCATCGCCAACCCCGTGCTGCCGTACGGCGGCTTCGCCGAGTACGCCGTCGCGGACGCCGCGGCGCTGCTGCCCGCCCCGGACGCCCTCGACGACGCCGAGGCCGCGGCCCTGCACATCGGCTACCAGACCGGCTGGTTCGGCCTGCACCGGCGGGCCCGGCTCCAGGCGGGCGAGACGCTCCTGGTGCACGCGGCCGCGGGCGGCGTCGGCAGCGCGGCCGTACAGCTCGGCAAGGCCGCGGGCGCGCGCGTCATCGGTGTCGTCGGCGGCGCCGAGAAGGCCCGGGTCGCCCGTGAGCTCGGCTGCGACGCGGTCGTGGACCGGCACGCGGACGACGTCGTCGCGGCCGTGAAGGACGCCACCGGCGGGCGCGGCGCCGACGTGGTCTACGACCCCGTGGGCGGCGCCGCGTACACCCAGTCCGCCAAGTGCGTGGCCTTCGAGGGCCGCCTCCTGGTCGTCGGCTTCGCGAGCGGCACCATCCCGGCGCCCGCCCTGAACCACGCCCTGGTGAAGAACTACTCGATCGTCGGCCTGCACTGGGGCCTGTACGCCACGAAGGACCCGCGGGCCGTCCTCGACTGCCACGAACAGCTCACCGCGCTCGCCGCCAAGGGCGCGGTCAAACCGCTGGTGAGCGCGCGGGTGCCGCTGGCCGGCGCGGCGGCGGCCGTGCAGCGCGTCGCCGACGGGGCCACCACCGGGCGCGTCGTCGTGCTGCCCGGCCTCGCGGACGGAGCGGCCGCGTGA
- a CDS encoding acyl-CoA dehydrogenase family protein, whose amino-acid sequence MTDAAELRRRTREFLAAHPPGTTERGAFLKARFDAGLAWVHYPEGLGGLGAPRPLQGVVDAELEAAGAPDNDPRRIGIGLGMAAPTILGFGTEEQKRRFLRPLWVGDEVWCQLFSEPGAGSDLAALGTRAVREGDTWVVNGQKVWTSSAHLARWAILIARTDPELPKHRGITYFVCDMTDPGVEVRPLRQITGEAEFNEVFLTDVRIPDAHRLGAVGDGWRVAQTTLMNERVSIGGTRLPREGGMIEPLARTWRERPELRTHDLHQRLLTLWVEAEVARLTGERLRQQLAAGQPGPEGSAAKLGFARLNQAISGLEVELLGQEGLLYDDWTMRRPEGVDFFGRGAGYRYLRAKGNSIEGGTSEVLLNIVAERVLGLPPEPRTDKDVAWKDLTR is encoded by the coding sequence GTGACCGACGCCGCCGAACTGCGGCGCCGCACGAGGGAGTTCCTCGCCGCCCACCCGCCGGGCACGACGGAGCGCGGCGCGTTCCTGAAGGCCCGCTTCGACGCCGGGCTCGCCTGGGTGCACTACCCCGAGGGCCTCGGTGGCCTCGGCGCGCCCCGCCCGCTGCAGGGCGTCGTGGACGCCGAGCTGGAGGCCGCGGGCGCCCCCGACAACGACCCGCGCCGCATCGGCATCGGCCTCGGCATGGCGGCGCCGACGATCCTCGGCTTCGGCACCGAGGAGCAGAAGCGCCGCTTCCTCAGGCCCCTGTGGGTCGGCGACGAGGTGTGGTGCCAGCTGTTCAGCGAGCCCGGCGCGGGCTCCGACCTGGCGGCGCTCGGCACCCGCGCGGTGCGCGAGGGCGACACCTGGGTGGTGAACGGACAGAAGGTGTGGACCTCCAGCGCGCACCTCGCCCGCTGGGCCATCCTCATCGCCCGCACCGACCCGGAGCTGCCCAAGCACCGCGGCATCACGTACTTCGTGTGCGACATGACCGACCCCGGTGTCGAGGTGCGGCCGCTGCGGCAGATCACCGGCGAGGCCGAGTTCAACGAGGTCTTCCTCACCGACGTCCGCATCCCCGACGCCCACCGGCTCGGCGCGGTCGGCGACGGCTGGCGGGTCGCGCAGACCACGCTCATGAACGAGCGCGTGTCCATCGGCGGTACGCGCCTGCCGCGCGAGGGCGGCATGATCGAGCCCCTCGCCCGGACCTGGCGCGAGCGCCCCGAACTGCGCACCCACGACCTGCACCAGCGCCTGCTCACCCTCTGGGTGGAGGCCGAGGTCGCCCGGCTCACCGGCGAACGCCTGCGCCAGCAGCTCGCCGCGGGCCAGCCGGGCCCCGAGGGCTCCGCCGCCAAGCTCGGCTTCGCCCGCCTCAACCAGGCCATCAGCGGTCTGGAGGTGGAACTCCTCGGCCAGGAAGGGCTGTTGTACGACGACTGGACGATGCGGCGGCCCGAGGGGGTCGACTTCTTCGGGCGCGGGGCGGGCTACCGCTATCTGCGCGCCAAGGGCAACAGCATCGAGGGCGGCACGAGCGAGGTCCTGCTGAACATCGTCGCCGAGCGCGTCCTCGGCCTGCCGCCGGAACCGCGCACCGACAAGGACGTCGCCTGGAAGGACCTGACCCGATGA
- a CDS encoding acyl-CoA dehydrogenase family protein, giving the protein MTPPSHLLHTEEEEAVRAAVRALLADRCDPATVLARTDADAPYDRELWKALTEGMGLAGLLVPEDRGGQGATHREAAVVLEELGRAVAPVPYLTSAVIATEALLACGGAAADLLAALASGRAVGVLAVPFATAPGAAYPLARHADGVLRGEVTGVADAGAADVLLVPSDGGLCAVDTDRGGVTVTPLTSLDRTRPLATVTFDAAPARPLAPDAAAPVALALRAGAGLLASEQLGLAEWCLAETVRHTKERHQFNRPVGSFQALKHRLAQVWLDVVHLRAAARNAADALATGSDEPDLATALAQAYASPVAVRAAEEALQLHGGIGMTWEHPVHLALKRAKADSLALGTAGRHKEALAGLVALPAP; this is encoded by the coding sequence ATGACCCCGCCGAGCCATCTGCTCCACACGGAGGAAGAGGAGGCGGTCCGCGCCGCCGTGCGCGCCCTCCTCGCCGACCGCTGCGACCCGGCCACCGTCCTCGCCCGCACCGACGCGGACGCCCCGTACGACCGCGAGCTGTGGAAGGCCCTCACCGAGGGCATGGGCCTGGCCGGGCTCCTGGTGCCCGAGGACCGGGGCGGCCAGGGCGCCACGCACCGCGAGGCGGCCGTGGTCCTGGAGGAGCTCGGCCGCGCGGTGGCCCCCGTGCCGTATCTGACGAGCGCCGTCATCGCCACCGAGGCGCTGCTCGCCTGCGGCGGGGCGGCCGCCGACCTGCTCGCCGCGCTCGCCTCGGGCCGTGCGGTCGGCGTGCTCGCCGTGCCGTTCGCCACCGCCCCCGGGGCCGCGTACCCGCTCGCGCGCCACGCGGACGGCGTCCTGCGCGGCGAGGTGACCGGCGTCGCGGACGCGGGCGCCGCCGACGTGCTGCTCGTCCCGTCCGACGGCGGGTTGTGCGCCGTCGACACCGACCGGGGCGGCGTCACCGTCACCCCGCTGACCTCGCTGGACCGCACCCGCCCGCTCGCCACGGTCACCTTCGACGCGGCCCCGGCGCGCCCGCTCGCCCCCGACGCGGCGGCGCCGGTGGCCCTGGCCCTGCGCGCCGGGGCGGGGCTGCTCGCCTCGGAGCAGCTGGGCCTCGCCGAGTGGTGCCTGGCGGAGACCGTGCGGCACACGAAGGAGCGCCATCAGTTCAACCGCCCCGTCGGCTCCTTCCAGGCCCTCAAGCACCGCCTCGCCCAGGTCTGGCTCGACGTGGTGCACCTGCGTGCCGCCGCCCGCAACGCCGCCGACGCCCTGGCCACCGGCAGCGACGAGCCGGACCTCGCGACGGCCCTCGCGCAGGCCTACGCGTCGCCCGTCGCCGTGCGCGCCGCCGAGGAGGCCCTCCAGCTGCACGGCGGCATCGGCATGACCTGGGAACACCCCGTCCACCTCGCCCTCAAGCGCGCCAAGGCCGACTCCCTCGCCCTCGGCACGGCGGGGCGGCACAAGGAGGCCTTGGCCGGGCTTGTCGCCCTGCCAGCGCCCTGA
- a CDS encoding ABC transporter substrate-binding protein: MRARSIRTTGAVAATAALAVAASACSSPDDGKGADGAKDSAVVGIAYEPETLSPLLGYGKDGNSKIFDGLLTHDADMKLRPALAAKLPKVSDDGKTYTFALRKGVKFSDGKPFSAKDVVFTYETILDKKTNNASKTELDALKSVEAKGDDAVVFHLKYPYAPFAERTVLPIAPEHIAGKQDVNKGDFSTEPVGTGPYELVKWSKGEKIVFKANPGYWGGAPKIKNFTMAIIKDDDVRATRLRTGDLDGAILPPNLAETFASDGAKKTYAAKTFDYRVVTLPTGNEVAGDTAVRRALDIGVDRKAMVDSILEGAGKEAYGPVPTDSPWFTKGTERKFDAAKAKKILDEAGWKPGKGGIREKDGVQASFPLWYLTGDKLRQDHALAYASDAKKLGIKVEVQSGTWEVIEPRMAKDAVLAGGGSPADPDFDQYALLKSSLAGDGFNNMAHYDNATVDKALEDARKSGDRAERAAAYDTIQRELVKDPGYTFLTHIDHLYVVDKSFGDLSTQVEPHDHGLASGPWWNVEDWQPKK; encoded by the coding sequence ATGAGGGCCCGATCCATACGGACCACGGGCGCGGTCGCGGCGACCGCCGCACTGGCGGTCGCCGCCTCGGCCTGTTCGTCGCCGGACGACGGCAAAGGTGCGGACGGCGCGAAGGACTCCGCGGTCGTCGGCATCGCCTACGAACCCGAGACGCTCAGCCCGCTCCTCGGCTACGGCAAGGACGGCAACTCCAAGATCTTCGACGGTCTGCTCACGCACGACGCCGACATGAAGCTGCGGCCCGCGCTCGCCGCGAAGCTCCCGAAGGTCAGCGACGACGGCAAGACCTACACCTTCGCGCTGCGCAAGGGCGTCAAGTTCAGCGACGGCAAGCCCTTCTCGGCCAAGGACGTCGTCTTCACGTACGAGACGATCCTCGACAAGAAGACGAACAACGCCTCCAAGACCGAGCTCGACGCCCTCAAGAGCGTCGAGGCCAAGGGCGACGACGCCGTCGTCTTCCACCTCAAGTACCCCTACGCGCCGTTCGCCGAGCGCACCGTCCTGCCCATCGCCCCCGAGCACATCGCGGGCAAGCAGGACGTGAACAAGGGCGACTTCTCCACCGAGCCCGTCGGCACCGGCCCCTACGAGCTGGTGAAGTGGTCCAAGGGCGAGAAGATCGTCTTCAAGGCCAACCCCGGCTACTGGGGCGGCGCCCCGAAGATCAAGAACTTCACGATGGCGATCATCAAGGACGACGACGTGCGCGCCACCCGGCTGCGCACCGGCGACCTCGACGGCGCCATCCTGCCGCCGAACCTCGCCGAGACCTTCGCGTCCGACGGCGCCAAGAAGACGTACGCCGCCAAGACCTTCGACTACCGCGTCGTGACCCTGCCGACCGGCAACGAGGTCGCGGGCGACACGGCCGTGCGGCGCGCCCTCGACATCGGCGTGGACCGCAAGGCCATGGTCGACTCCATCCTCGAAGGCGCGGGCAAGGAGGCCTACGGCCCCGTCCCGACGGACAGCCCCTGGTTCACCAAGGGCACCGAGCGGAAGTTCGACGCCGCCAAGGCCAAGAAGATCCTCGACGAGGCGGGCTGGAAGCCCGGCAAGGGCGGCATCCGCGAGAAGGACGGCGTCCAGGCGTCGTTCCCGCTCTGGTACCTCACCGGCGACAAGCTCCGCCAGGACCACGCGCTCGCCTACGCCTCCGACGCCAAGAAGCTCGGCATCAAGGTCGAGGTGCAGTCCGGCACCTGGGAGGTCATCGAGCCGCGCATGGCCAAGGACGCGGTCCTCGCGGGCGGCGGCTCCCCGGCCGACCCGGACTTCGACCAGTACGCGCTCCTGAAGTCCTCCCTCGCCGGTGACGGCTTCAACAACATGGCGCACTACGACAACGCCACGGTCGACAAGGCCCTGGAGGACGCCCGCAAGAGCGGCGACCGCGCCGAGCGCGCGGCCGCGTACGACACGATCCAGCGCGAGCTGGTGAAGGACCCCGGCTACACCTTCCTCACGCACATCGACCACCTGTACGTGGTGGACAAGTCCTTCGGCGACCTGTCCACGCAGGTCGAGCCGCACGACCACGGCCTGGCCTCGGGCCCGTGGTGGAACGTCGAGGACTGGCAGCCGAAGAAGTGA
- a CDS encoding ABC transporter permease yields the protein MARLAARRAVFAVPVLFVVTFGVFAVAEASPFDPVKAYAGTAGLTASQENLDQLRANLGVDKPLVSRWWDWLTSALSGDLGDSSTLRQPVADAIGERIGWSVLLAATAFLLAILLGSALGVLAARRPGGWLDRGITSLAYTLEAAPPFWLGLLVMWLFALKLDVLPAGGLTDTARTTVTFDQVTSHLILPAAVLAISQLPWFVLYVRQSVGDALGDDPVRGARARGLAERTVLLKHAFRSGMLPVLTLVGSRVPELITGALLVETVFSWPGIAAATVGAATSVDFPLLAALTALATAAVLLGNLLADLLYGLADPRVGFDG from the coding sequence ATGGCACGGCTCGCCGCCCGGCGAGCCGTGTTCGCCGTCCCGGTCCTGTTCGTCGTGACCTTCGGCGTCTTCGCCGTCGCCGAGGCCTCGCCCTTCGACCCCGTCAAGGCGTACGCGGGCACGGCCGGGCTCACCGCGTCCCAGGAGAACCTCGACCAGCTGCGCGCCAACCTCGGCGTCGACAAGCCGCTGGTGAGCCGCTGGTGGGACTGGCTCACCTCGGCCCTCAGCGGCGACCTCGGCGACTCCAGCACGCTGCGCCAGCCCGTCGCCGACGCCATCGGCGAGCGCATCGGCTGGTCGGTGCTGCTCGCCGCCACCGCCTTCCTCCTCGCGATCCTGCTCGGCTCGGCCCTCGGCGTCCTCGCCGCGCGCCGCCCCGGCGGCTGGCTCGACCGGGGCATCACCTCGCTCGCCTACACCCTGGAGGCCGCACCGCCGTTCTGGCTCGGCCTCCTCGTGATGTGGCTGTTCGCCCTGAAGCTGGACGTGCTCCCCGCGGGCGGGCTCACCGACACCGCCCGTACGACGGTGACGTTCGACCAGGTCACCAGCCATCTGATCCTGCCCGCCGCCGTCCTCGCGATCTCCCAGCTGCCGTGGTTCGTCCTGTACGTGCGCCAGAGCGTCGGCGACGCGCTCGGCGACGACCCCGTGCGCGGCGCCCGCGCCCGCGGCCTCGCCGAACGCACCGTGCTGCTGAAGCACGCCTTCCGCTCCGGCATGCTGCCGGTGCTCACCCTCGTCGGCTCCCGCGTGCCCGAACTCATCACCGGCGCCCTGCTCGTGGAGACCGTCTTCAGCTGGCCCGGCATCGCCGCGGCCACCGTGGGCGCCGCCACCTCCGTGGACTTCCCGCTGCTCGCCGCGCTCACCGCGCTCGCGACGGCCGCCGTCCTGCTCGGCAACCTCCTCGCGGACCTGCTGTACGGGCTCGCCGACCCCAGGGTGGGATTCGATGGCTGA
- a CDS encoding ABC transporter permease, with protein MAETTWRPASARAARTSATATRAWRVWGSAAIVAAVVLAVLIVPPVVDLDEQAVHLADKLLPPSLAHPFGTDDVGRDLLVRCVYGLRVSLLVGVVAAVVATVVGTAVGALAAACGGWVDRIVMRVVDVFASVPHLLLGIFVVAMFRPGVWPVVISVGLTHWLSTARIVRAEVLSLRSRPYVDAAISGGASRRRVTVRHLLPGVLPQAGLAAVLMVPHAIWHESALSFLGLGLPTHQASLGTLVQGARSSLLAGDWWPTLFPGLFIIVPTLAIAGLAGAWRERINPRRRSELML; from the coding sequence ATGGCTGAGACCACCTGGCGCCCGGCCTCCGCGCGCGCCGCGCGCACCTCGGCCACGGCCACCCGCGCGTGGCGGGTGTGGGGCTCCGCCGCGATCGTCGCGGCCGTCGTGCTCGCCGTCCTGATCGTGCCGCCGGTCGTCGACCTCGACGAGCAGGCCGTGCACCTCGCGGACAAGCTCCTGCCGCCCTCCCTCGCCCACCCCTTCGGCACCGACGACGTGGGCCGCGACCTGCTGGTGCGCTGTGTGTACGGGCTGCGCGTGTCGCTGCTCGTCGGCGTCGTCGCCGCCGTGGTGGCCACCGTCGTCGGCACCGCGGTGGGCGCCCTCGCCGCCGCCTGCGGCGGCTGGGTGGACCGGATCGTGATGCGCGTCGTCGACGTCTTCGCGTCGGTCCCGCACCTGCTGCTCGGCATCTTCGTCGTCGCGATGTTCCGGCCCGGCGTCTGGCCCGTGGTGATCTCCGTGGGGCTCACGCACTGGCTGTCCACCGCCCGCATCGTGCGCGCCGAGGTCCTGTCGCTGCGCTCCCGCCCCTACGTCGACGCGGCGATCTCCGGCGGCGCCTCACGCCGGCGCGTGACCGTGCGCCACCTGCTGCCCGGGGTCCTGCCGCAGGCCGGGCTCGCCGCCGTCCTGATGGTGCCGCACGCCATCTGGCACGAGTCCGCGCTCTCCTTCCTCGGCCTCGGCCTGCCCACGCACCAGGCGAGCCTCGGCACGCTCGTGCAGGGCGCCCGCAGCTCGCTGCTCGCGGGCGACTGGTGGCCCACGCTCTTCCCCGGCCTGTTCATCATCGTGCCCACCCTGGCGATCGCGGGCCTCGCGGGCGCCTGGCGCGAGCGGATCAACCCGCGCCGCCGATCGGAGCTGATGCTGTGA